In Lotus japonicus ecotype B-129 chromosome 5, LjGifu_v1.2, one genomic interval encodes:
- the LOC130719781 gene encoding protein FAR1-RELATED SEQUENCE 5-like, translating to MAGINTPKAYGVFANQMGGYHNVPFGPRQMYNERFKKKKAKVCDARGVIGFLRKLKEKDPDLFWKHTYNQDRRLDKLFWSDGCSRDNYSLFGDVLAFDATYKKNKYKRPLVIFSGVNHHNQTIIFAAALISNEQEDTYVWLLQNLLDAMHGKFPMSVITDGDLAMKNAIRKVLPNAHHRLCAWHLLRNAVSNVAEPKFIKILTRCMLWDLEVAEFEKKWSEMVIECGCEENEWVQDLYARKKMWATAHMRDFMHNFNRYLSYQRQRELEADFASMHGDHVPQTQLKRLERSASNHYTNSIFKLISKGLHRSMMLKVDLYKETSSSIIYFVSHFSLSSRKWVVSLCQTSAVFKCSCMRMESHGIPCDHILAVCRFLDLPEIPSTLIMGRWTKSTKEGLDLRGEQLASWDPMDVCRFHVLRENCRRMAKAACRAPDKFRETNEIVLKQARKMEKSDDVVKEPVPRVDNDPDRCAAGALMQLKCILGDVAGDGLMMMDHKPIH from the exons ATGGCAGGAATCAACACTCCAAAAGCTTACGGTGTGTTTGCCAACCAGATGGGTGGATATCACAATGTTCCTTTTGGTCCGAGACAAATGTACAATGAACGATTTAAAAAGAAGAAGGCCAAAGTATGTGATGCGAGAGGTGTCATTGGTTTCTTACGTAAGTTGAAGGAGAAAGATCCTGATCTGTTTTGGAAACACACTTATAATCAGGATCGAAGGCTAGACAAGTTGTTTTGGAGTGATGGTTGCAGCCGTGACAACtattcattgtttggtgatgtgtTGGCGTTTGATGCAACGTACAAGAAGAACAAGTACAAGCGGCCACTTGTTATATTCTCTGGGGTTAATCATCACAACCAAACAATTATATTTGCTGCTGCTCTAATTTCCAATGAGCAAGAGGATACATATGTTTGGTTGCTTCAGAATTTGTTGGATGCAATGCACGGGAAGTTTCCAATGTCGGTGATCACAGATGGAGATCTGGCAATGAAAAATGCGATTAGAAAGGTTTTACCAAATGCTCATCATAGGTTATGTGCTTGGCATCTTCTCCGGAATGCAGTGAGCAATGTTGCTGAACCAAAATTCATTAAAATACTTACTAGATGCATGCTTTGGGATCTTGAAGTAGCTGAGTTTGAGAAAAAATGGTCTGAAATGGTGATTGAATGTGGATGTGAAGAGAATGAATGGGTTCAAGACTTGTATGCGCGGAAGAAGATGTGGGCTACTGCACATATGCGGG ATTTTATGCACAATTTCAACCGATATTTGAGTTATCAGCGACAAAGGGAACTTGAGGCTGATTTTGCATCTATGCACGGAGACCATGTTCCTCAAACCCAACTAAAGAGACTTGAAAGGTCCGCTTCCAACCATTATACAAATAGCATTTTCAAGCTTATCTCTAAGGGTCTTCATCGGTCAATGATGCTAAAGGTGGATCTTTACAAGGAGACTTCAAGTTCCATCATTTACTTTGTCTCGCATTTCTCCTTGTCTAGTAGGAAATGGGTTGTCTCATTGTGCCAAACAAGTGCTGTCTTTAAATGCTCTTGTATGAGGATGGAATCGCATGGTATTCCGTGCGATCACATTCTTGCTGTATGCAGATTTTTAGACCTACCTGAAATTCCCTCAACCTTAATTATGGGGAGATGGACCAAATCAACAAAAGAGGGTCTTGACTTGCGTGGGGAACAATTGGCTTCATGGGACCCAATGGATGTTTGTAGATTTCACGTTTTGAGGGAAAACTGCAGGAGGATGGCTAAAGCAGCTTGTAGAGCACCAGATAAGTTTCGGGAAACAAATGAGATTGTTTTGAAACAGGCAAGAAAGATGGAAAAAAGTGATGATGTCGTAAAAGAACCTGTACCAAGGGTGGATAATGATCCTGACAG GTGTGCTGCTGGAGCATTGATGCAGTTGAAGTGCATACTTGGAGATGTAGCTGGAGATG GTTTGATGATGATGGATCATAAGCCAATACATTGA